The genomic window AGTGGGATAATTGATTCAATTGACGGCAGATCTGCGATACCTAAAAGATGATTTGGCTTGTCTTCTGGAAGTAGTGGCATAGTGCTTGTCAGCATTTCAACCATTTCCTGCCGATTTTTTCCAACGCTTCCACCGATGGCAAAACCATCAAAGGGAAGAGCGCCTAATGTTTCACAACTTTCTTTGCGAAATTCAGGAAAGATTCCACCATGAATCACAGCGTACATAGCTTGGTTTTGAGGATTTTGTAGATGCTGATCAAGTGATCTTTTTTCCCAGCGATGAGTACGGTCGAGCGATTTTTTTAAAGCGCGTTTGTCGATATGGTACGGAGGCAGCTCATCAAAAGGAATGATGATATCGGCGCCTAATTTTTTTTGAGCAAGAACTGATGATTCAGGCGTTAGGGTGATCAAATCTCCATTGCGATATGAGCGGAAGACAACTCCATCTTCATTGATTTTTAAGACAGCATTTCCAGTATTTTTCTGCCCTTTGCTTTTAAGTTCACTAGCGACGCCGCCG from Candidatus Babeliales bacterium includes these protein-coding regions:
- the tgt gene encoding tRNA guanosine(34) transglycosylase Tgt, which translates into the protein LHPGPDVVAQASGLHKFIGRTKPIITDSGGFQVFSLAYGGVASELKSKGQKNTGNAVLKINEDGVVFRSYRNGDLITLTPESSVLAQKKLGADIIIPFDELPPYHIDKRALKKSLDRTHRWEKRSLDQHLQNPQNQAMYAVIHGGIFPEFRKESCETLGALPFDGFAIGGSVGKNRQEMVEMLTSTMPLLPEDKPNHLLGIADLPSIESIIPLGVDTFDSSHPTKCARHGHLFTSLGTKKITQSRWKNDLGPIDPSCLCATCKNYSTSFIYHLFKAKEASAHTLATIHNITYMNNLMRQYREKILAGDL